Proteins encoded within one genomic window of Jiangella mangrovi:
- the phoU gene encoding phosphate signaling complex protein PhoU, with product MTTPMREAYHEQLDEVNGRLIGMIRKTGELMGLATKALLEADLDAAEQAMASDSSINRDQLEIDEQVLELMATQGPVASELRIVTSAMRTTSDAERMGDLAVHVAKVARMRYPDHAVPDELRDTFAAMGKAACEMSGKAVEVLRTRDLDAAAELAQDDNEMDHLHRSLFARLLDDQWDRGVEAAVDIALLGRYYERFADHAVHIAINVRYLVTGEIEWADSTAGH from the coding sequence ATGACGACGCCAATGCGTGAGGCCTACCACGAGCAGCTGGACGAGGTCAACGGCCGGCTGATCGGCATGATCCGCAAGACCGGTGAGCTGATGGGTCTTGCCACCAAGGCGCTGCTCGAGGCCGACCTCGACGCGGCCGAGCAGGCCATGGCCTCCGACTCCAGCATCAACCGCGACCAGCTCGAGATCGACGAGCAGGTGCTCGAGCTCATGGCCACCCAGGGGCCGGTGGCCTCCGAGCTGCGCATCGTCACCTCCGCCATGCGCACCACGTCCGACGCCGAGCGCATGGGCGACCTCGCCGTCCACGTCGCCAAGGTCGCGCGCATGCGCTACCCCGACCACGCCGTGCCCGACGAGCTGCGCGACACCTTCGCCGCCATGGGCAAGGCGGCCTGCGAGATGTCCGGCAAGGCCGTCGAGGTGCTGCGCACCCGCGACCTCGACGCCGCCGCCGAACTCGCCCAGGACGACAACGAGATGGACCACCTGCACCGGTCGCTGTTCGCCAGGCTCCTCGACGACCAGTGGGACCGCGGCGTCGAGGCGGCCGTCGACATCGCGCTGCTGGGCCGCTACTACGAGCGCTTCGCCGACCACGCCGTGCACATCGCCATCAACGTCCGCTACCTCGTCACCGGCGAGATCGAGTGGGCCGACAGCACCGCCGGCCACTGA
- the mshA gene encoding D-inositol-3-phosphate glycosyltransferase, giving the protein MMLSVHTSPLDQPGGGNAGGMNVYVVELARRLARLGIEVEVFTRATSSDQPPVVETSPGVLVRHVAAGPYELLPVAEVPAQLCAFTSGVLRAEARRPPGWYDLVHSHYWLSGHVGWLATSRWGVPLVHSMHTMSKVKNLALADGDRPEPRERELGEEQVVEAADLLVASTADEAAQLAELYGADPDRVATVPPGVDLDVFSPGPAAAARARLGLPADAVVLLFAGRIQPLKAPDVLVRAASLLLARDPELRERLVVAVVGGPSGSGLAEPHALTRLADCLDVADVVRFEPPVGQRALADWYRAADLTAVPSYSESFGLVALESQACGTPVVAAAVGGLRTAVADDVSGVLVDGHDPADWADAVAGIIGDPGRLRRLGAGAVAHAAEFGWDATAARMLDVYTTALQRRQVMTA; this is encoded by the coding sequence ATGATGCTGAGCGTCCACACCTCCCCGCTCGACCAGCCCGGCGGCGGCAACGCCGGCGGCATGAACGTCTACGTCGTCGAGCTGGCCCGCCGGCTGGCCCGCCTCGGCATCGAGGTCGAGGTGTTCACCCGGGCCACGTCCTCGGACCAGCCGCCGGTGGTCGAGACGTCGCCGGGCGTCCTGGTGCGCCACGTCGCGGCCGGCCCCTACGAGCTGCTGCCCGTCGCCGAGGTGCCGGCCCAGCTGTGCGCTTTCACGTCCGGCGTGCTGCGCGCCGAGGCGCGGCGCCCGCCCGGCTGGTACGACCTCGTCCACTCGCACTACTGGCTCTCCGGCCACGTCGGCTGGCTCGCGACCAGCCGCTGGGGAGTGCCGCTGGTGCACTCGATGCACACCATGTCGAAGGTGAAGAACCTGGCGCTGGCCGACGGCGACCGTCCCGAGCCGCGCGAGCGCGAGCTCGGCGAGGAGCAGGTGGTCGAGGCCGCCGACCTCCTGGTCGCCAGCACCGCCGACGAGGCCGCCCAGCTGGCCGAGCTGTACGGCGCTGATCCCGATCGTGTCGCCACCGTCCCGCCGGGCGTCGACCTCGACGTCTTCTCGCCCGGCCCGGCGGCCGCGGCCCGGGCCCGCCTCGGACTGCCCGCCGACGCCGTCGTGCTGCTGTTCGCCGGGCGCATCCAGCCGCTCAAGGCGCCCGACGTGCTGGTGCGCGCCGCGTCCCTGCTGCTCGCCCGCGACCCCGAGCTGCGCGAGCGGCTGGTCGTCGCCGTCGTGGGCGGGCCGTCGGGGTCCGGCCTGGCCGAGCCCCATGCGCTGACCCGGCTGGCCGACTGCCTCGACGTCGCCGACGTCGTCCGGTTCGAGCCGCCGGTGGGGCAGCGGGCACTGGCCGACTGGTACCGCGCCGCCGACCTCACCGCCGTCCCGTCCTACAGCGAGTCGTTCGGCCTGGTCGCGCTCGAGTCGCAGGCCTGCGGCACGCCGGTCGTCGCGGCCGCCGTGGGAGGGCTGCGCACCGCCGTCGCCGACGACGTCTCCGGCGTGCTGGTCGACGGCCACGACCCCGCCGACTGGGCGGACGCCGTCGCCGGCATCATCGGCGACCCCGGGCGGCTGCGCCGGCTCGGCGCCGGTGCGGTGGCGCACGCCGCGGAGTTCGGCTGGGACGCCACGGCGGCTCGTATGCTCGACGTCTACACGACAGCGTTGCAGCGCCGGCAGGTGATGACAGCATGA
- a CDS encoding class F sortase, whose protein sequence is MRRAATALAVAVVLAASAGACARDDATVPAAGAGPVTTATAAAPPSHAEATTGPRPIPVDDTVPVRVRIPAIGVDSALETLTREDDGRLAAPQDWQSAGWFAGGPVPGAPGPAVIAGHVDSPSGPAVFARLARLRPGDRVEVELSDGRTAGFEVDGSHTVPQADFPTDEVYGPVPDRQLRLITCHTFDEAAGHYVDNLVVFATLAQDQ, encoded by the coding sequence ATGAGACGAGCCGCGACGGCGCTGGCGGTCGCGGTCGTCCTGGCCGCGTCCGCCGGCGCCTGCGCGCGAGACGACGCGACAGTGCCGGCGGCGGGGGCCGGCCCGGTGACGACGGCGACCGCTGCGGCACCGCCGAGCCACGCCGAGGCGACCACCGGTCCCCGGCCGATTCCCGTCGACGACACCGTGCCCGTCCGGGTGCGGATCCCGGCCATCGGCGTCGACAGCGCGCTCGAGACCCTGACCCGCGAGGACGACGGCCGGCTGGCGGCGCCGCAGGACTGGCAGTCCGCCGGCTGGTTCGCCGGCGGACCCGTGCCCGGCGCGCCCGGCCCGGCCGTCATCGCCGGGCACGTGGACTCACCGAGCGGACCGGCGGTGTTCGCCCGGCTGGCCCGGCTCCGTCCCGGCGACCGGGTCGAGGTCGAGCTCAGCGACGGGCGCACCGCCGGCTTCGAGGTCGACGGCAGTCACACCGTCCCGCAGGCCGACTTCCCGACCGACGAGGTCTACGGGCCGGTGCCGGACCGCCAGTTGCGCCTCATCACGTGTCACACGTTCGACGAGGCCGCCGGTCACTACGTCGACAACCTGGTGGTGTTCGCCACCCTGGCTCAGGACCAGTAG
- a CDS encoding FadR/GntR family transcriptional regulator produces MAVTDVAIEKIKQMIVSGELSPGDRLPREADLAERLGLSRSSLREAVRALSLIHVLDVRQGDGTYVTSLSPNLLLDAMAFVVDFHRDDTVLHFLEVRRIIEPAAAAMAAVQMTDDAIQKLEQIMAPLGPDTGVEELVTSDLEFHRLIAEGSGNPVLCSLVESLSGPTHRARVWRGLTQEAAVARTLAEHRAIVEAIRARQPDVARSWATVHVAGVEQWLREALTA; encoded by the coding sequence ATGGCAGTGACCGACGTCGCGATCGAGAAGATCAAGCAGATGATCGTCAGCGGGGAGCTGAGCCCGGGCGACCGGCTGCCGCGCGAGGCCGACCTCGCCGAACGGCTGGGGCTCTCGCGCAGCTCACTGCGCGAGGCGGTCCGCGCGCTGTCGCTGATCCACGTGCTCGACGTGCGGCAGGGCGACGGCACCTACGTCACCAGCCTGTCGCCCAACCTGCTGCTCGACGCCATGGCGTTCGTCGTCGACTTCCACCGCGACGACACCGTCCTGCACTTCCTCGAGGTGCGCCGCATCATCGAGCCGGCCGCCGCGGCCATGGCGGCCGTGCAGATGACCGACGACGCCATCCAGAAGCTCGAGCAGATCATGGCGCCCCTTGGCCCCGACACCGGCGTCGAGGAGCTGGTCACCAGCGACCTCGAGTTCCACCGGCTCATCGCCGAGGGCTCCGGCAACCCGGTGCTCTGCTCGCTGGTCGAGAGCCTGTCCGGGCCGACGCACCGGGCCCGGGTCTGGCGCGGCCTGACCCAGGAGGCGGCGGTGGCGCGCACCCTGGCCGAGCACCGCGCCATCGTCGAGGCGATCCGGGCCCGCCAGCCCGACGTGGCCCGGTCCTGGGCGACGGTGCACGTCGCCGGGGTCGAGCAGTGGCTGCGCGAGGCGCTGACGGCCTAG
- a CDS encoding ABC transporter permease, whose product MTETTVATELPGGPGGRTPRRPSLRFARLRDLALVPAIVVLLVIGTLVDPVFLTSGNLINVLQQQTELSLLVLAEVLILIAGRLDLSLESTVGLAPAIAIALVIPAASNGLGTELPAWTALPLCLLAGVLIGCFNGLLVVRFGLSAFIVTLGMLIVLRGLQIGITEGQNLFDIPESFTYLGSTRWLGLPASVWICAAAFAIGMVVLGSFRSGRALYAVGGNEDAARAGGIRVGRVVWGALIAASTLAALAGVLMTGRLGSVAAAQGEGMIFTVFAAAVIGGVALSGGKGTVFGALCGVLVLGLVTNILTLGGVSAQWIQAIYGGIILAALVLARLTTGRAQD is encoded by the coding sequence GTGACCGAGACCACCGTCGCCACCGAGCTGCCCGGCGGCCCGGGCGGGCGAACGCCGCGGCGCCCGTCGCTGCGCTTCGCCCGGCTCCGCGACCTCGCCCTGGTGCCGGCCATCGTGGTGCTGCTGGTCATCGGGACGCTCGTCGACCCGGTCTTCCTGACCAGCGGCAACCTCATCAACGTGCTGCAGCAGCAGACCGAGCTGTCGCTGCTGGTGCTCGCCGAGGTGCTCATCCTCATCGCCGGCCGGCTGGACCTCTCGCTGGAGTCGACCGTCGGCCTGGCTCCGGCCATCGCGATCGCGCTGGTCATCCCGGCGGCCAGCAACGGCCTGGGCACCGAGCTGCCGGCCTGGACGGCGCTGCCGCTCTGCCTGCTGGCCGGCGTGCTCATCGGTTGCTTCAACGGCCTGCTGGTGGTGCGGTTCGGGCTGTCGGCGTTCATCGTCACGCTCGGCATGCTGATCGTGCTGCGCGGCCTGCAGATCGGCATCACCGAGGGGCAGAACCTCTTCGACATCCCGGAGTCGTTCACCTACCTCGGCTCGACCCGCTGGCTCGGCCTGCCGGCGTCGGTGTGGATCTGCGCGGCCGCGTTCGCCATCGGCATGGTCGTCCTCGGCTCGTTCCGCTCCGGCCGCGCGTTGTACGCCGTCGGCGGCAACGAGGACGCCGCCCGGGCCGGCGGAATCCGCGTCGGCCGGGTGGTGTGGGGCGCGCTCATCGCGGCCAGCACGCTGGCGGCGCTGGCGGGCGTGCTGATGACCGGCCGGCTCGGCTCCGTCGCCGCCGCACAGGGCGAGGGCATGATCTTCACCGTGTTCGCCGCCGCGGTCATCGGCGGGGTGGCGCTGTCCGGCGGCAAGGGGACGGTGTTCGGCGCGCTCTGCGGCGTGCTCGTCCTGGGCCTGGTGACCAACATCCTGACCCTCGGCGGCGTGTCGGCCCAGTGGATCCAGGCCATCTACGGAGGCATCATCCTGGCCGCCCTGGTGCTGGCCCGGCTCACTACCGGCAGGGCCCAGGATTGA
- a CDS encoding sugar ABC transporter substrate-binding protein — MRTTTTGRVVLALAAASLLLAACSDDGGTASTGGDGGSGGDGGGDGAVGPIALDLPRSDSDFWNSYASYVPQFADELGIDLMEPTNSQNDVAALVANVQALTSQGAEAVVMAPQDTGAIASTIEQLNDDGVPVVTVDTRPDEGDVFMVVRADNRAYGEQACQFLGEQLGGTGKVVEFQGALSSVNGRDRSEAFAECMAANFPDIEVFEEPTEWEGAAAAAALQTRLTQHPDINGIYMQAGGVFLAPTLQVLRDQGKLLPPDDPNHITIVSNDGIPQEFEAIREGHIDATVSQPADLYAQYALFYAKAAVEGETFEPGPTDHDSTIIEVRPGVLEDQLPAPLVTIENVDDPELWGNQITQ, encoded by the coding sequence ATGAGGACCACGACGACCGGCCGGGTCGTGCTCGCGCTGGCGGCGGCGAGCCTGCTGCTCGCCGCGTGCAGCGACGACGGCGGCACCGCGAGCACGGGCGGCGACGGCGGATCCGGCGGCGACGGCGGCGGTGACGGCGCGGTGGGCCCGATCGCCCTCGACCTGCCCCGCTCCGACTCCGACTTCTGGAACTCCTACGCCAGCTACGTCCCGCAGTTCGCCGACGAGCTGGGCATCGACCTCATGGAACCCACCAACTCGCAGAACGACGTCGCCGCGCTGGTGGCGAACGTGCAGGCGCTGACCAGCCAGGGCGCCGAGGCCGTGGTCATGGCCCCGCAGGACACCGGCGCCATCGCGTCGACCATCGAGCAGCTGAACGACGACGGCGTCCCCGTCGTCACCGTCGACACCCGCCCCGACGAGGGCGACGTGTTCATGGTGGTCCGGGCCGACAACCGCGCCTACGGCGAGCAGGCCTGCCAGTTCCTGGGCGAGCAGCTCGGCGGCACCGGCAAGGTGGTCGAGTTCCAGGGTGCCCTGTCGTCGGTCAACGGCCGCGACCGGTCCGAGGCGTTCGCCGAGTGCATGGCGGCGAACTTCCCCGACATCGAGGTGTTCGAGGAGCCGACGGAGTGGGAGGGCGCTGCCGCCGCCGCGGCGCTGCAGACCCGGCTCACCCAGCACCCGGACATCAACGGCATCTACATGCAGGCCGGCGGCGTGTTCCTGGCGCCGACGCTGCAGGTGCTGCGCGACCAGGGCAAGCTGCTGCCACCCGACGACCCGAACCACATCACCATCGTGTCCAACGACGGCATCCCGCAGGAGTTCGAGGCGATCCGCGAGGGCCACATCGACGCGACGGTGTCGCAGCCGGCCGACCTCTACGCGCAGTACGCGCTGTTCTACGCGAAGGCCGCCGTCGAGGGCGAGACGTTCGAGCCCGGCCCGACCGACCACGACAGCACCATCATCGAGGTGCGGCCCGGGGTGCTCGAGGACCAGCTGCCCGCCCCGCTGGTGACCATCGAGAACGTCGACGACCCCGAGCTCTGGGGCAACCAGATCACGCAATGA
- a CDS encoding DUF4397 domain-containing protein has protein sequence MKRLVTSLATAVGVAALVAGTATGAQGTEEPAAEGWARLAHLSPDTPEVDVSLTGLDGESVLQLEDVGYGDVSNYARLPAGTYTAAMRPAGAPADSDPVITAAVEIQDGVAITVAAVGMNADLSGRILVDDLTPPAAGNARVRLISAAVSSPSVDVSTDTGEVLADDAAFGTATDYSEVAGGRWTLEISSDAGTGSTEVDLAAGSVNTLFVLDVDGELNVIGVVDSTGTPESPAGGVQTGGRGQAESSGWSTPLGAVALVAGLTAVTGVLARRRRVA, from the coding sequence ATGAAGCGTCTCGTCACATCGCTGGCCACGGCCGTCGGAGTCGCCGCCCTGGTCGCCGGCACCGCCACCGGCGCCCAGGGGACCGAGGAGCCGGCGGCCGAGGGCTGGGCCCGCCTCGCCCACCTCTCGCCCGACACCCCCGAGGTCGACGTCAGCCTGACCGGCCTCGACGGAGAGTCGGTCCTGCAGCTCGAGGACGTCGGCTACGGCGACGTGTCCAACTACGCGCGGCTGCCCGCGGGCACCTACACCGCGGCGATGCGCCCGGCCGGTGCGCCCGCGGACTCCGACCCGGTGATCACCGCGGCCGTCGAGATCCAGGACGGCGTCGCGATCACCGTGGCCGCGGTCGGCATGAACGCCGACCTGTCCGGCCGGATCCTCGTCGACGACCTCACCCCGCCCGCCGCGGGGAACGCCCGGGTGCGGCTCATCTCGGCGGCCGTCTCGTCGCCGTCGGTCGACGTCAGCACCGACACCGGCGAGGTCCTGGCCGACGACGCCGCGTTCGGCACGGCGACGGACTACAGCGAGGTGGCCGGCGGGCGCTGGACGCTGGAGATCAGCAGCGACGCGGGCACCGGCAGCACCGAGGTCGACCTCGCGGCCGGCAGCGTCAACACGCTGTTCGTGCTCGACGTCGACGGCGAGCTGAACGTCATCGGCGTCGTCGACAGCACCGGCACGCCCGAGTCGCCGGCCGGCGGCGTGCAGACCGGCGGCCGCGGGCAGGCCGAGAGCTCCGGGTGGTCGACGCCGCTCGGCGCGGTCGCGCTGGTGGCCGGGCTGACCGCCGTCACCGGGGTGCTGGCGCGCCGGCGACGCGTGGCATGA
- a CDS encoding phosphoglyceromutase codes for MTYRLVLLRHGESEWNAKNLFTGWVDVDLTAAGEAEARRGGELLKSRDVLPDVLHTSVLRRAIRTANITLDVADRHWVPVRRHWRLNERHYGALQGKDKKQTLAEFGEEQFMLWRRSYDTPPPPIDPGDEYAQTGDARYADLPPELLPATECLKDVLERFLPYWYDAIVPDLRLGRTVAVVAHGNSLRALVKHLDDVSDDAIAGLNIPTGVPLLYELDESLRPVNPGGEYLDPEAAAAAIEAVKNQGR; via the coding sequence ATGACCTACCGCCTGGTGCTGCTCCGTCACGGCGAGAGCGAGTGGAACGCGAAGAACCTCTTCACCGGGTGGGTCGACGTCGACCTCACCGCGGCCGGCGAGGCCGAGGCACGGCGTGGCGGCGAGCTGCTGAAGTCGCGCGACGTGCTCCCCGACGTCCTGCACACGAGCGTGCTGCGCAGGGCCATCCGCACCGCCAACATCACCCTCGACGTCGCCGACCGGCACTGGGTCCCGGTGCGCCGGCACTGGCGGCTCAACGAGCGCCACTACGGCGCGCTGCAGGGCAAGGACAAGAAGCAGACGCTGGCGGAGTTCGGCGAGGAGCAGTTCATGCTCTGGCGCCGTTCGTACGACACCCCGCCGCCGCCCATCGACCCCGGCGACGAGTACGCCCAGACCGGCGACGCCCGCTACGCCGACCTGCCGCCGGAGCTGCTGCCGGCCACCGAGTGCCTCAAGGACGTGCTCGAGCGGTTCCTGCCGTACTGGTACGACGCCATCGTGCCCGACCTGCGCCTCGGCCGCACCGTCGCCGTCGTCGCGCACGGCAACTCGCTGCGGGCGCTGGTCAAGCACCTCGACGACGTCTCCGACGACGCCATCGCGGGCCTGAACATCCCCACCGGCGTACCGCTGCTCTACGAGCTCGACGAGTCGCTGCGCCCGGTGAACCCCGGCGGCGAGTATCTCGACCCCGAGGCCGCCGCGGCCGCCATCGAGGCGGTCAAGAACCAGGGCCGCTAG
- a CDS encoding sugar ABC transporter ATP-binding protein has protein sequence MTTTTTPVVAARGLVKRYGPTTALDGAGIVVAPGEIHGLVGRNGAGKSTLVSILTGLQAPDEGELAFGGRPAPSLSDRDAWREAVACVYQKSTIILDLSVAENLFLDRQSERGRPIRWPALRRRAAEVLERWDVGVDPAAHARDLSVEARQMVEIARSLSFGARFVILDEPTAQLDGPAVERLFDRIRALQAQGVTFLMISHHLEEVFGLCHTVTVYRDAQHVLTTPVADITHRGLVDAMTGEAAAGSTAREARPGLPSSAGESLVVRGLTVDGHCQDVDLTVRAGEVVGLTGIGGSGKTPVAEVVAGLRAPSAGTVEVAGRKPKPGSVPAALRAGVGYVPQDRHREGLVPLLSVAENASLTIGDRLGRFGWIDARRRRRFAERMIGELDIKTDGPEQPVAGLSGGNAQKVVMARALATDPRVLVLVNPTAGVDVRAKESLLATVDAAARAGTAVLLVSDELEDLRVCDRVVVMFRGRVSTELPRGWTDHEMVAATEGVAP, from the coding sequence ATGACGACCACCACCACTCCCGTCGTCGCGGCGCGCGGCCTGGTCAAGCGGTACGGGCCGACCACCGCGCTGGACGGCGCCGGCATCGTCGTGGCGCCCGGCGAGATCCACGGTCTCGTCGGGCGCAACGGCGCGGGCAAGTCGACGCTGGTCTCGATCCTCACCGGGCTGCAGGCGCCGGACGAGGGCGAGCTGGCGTTCGGCGGACGCCCGGCGCCGTCGCTGTCCGACCGCGATGCCTGGCGCGAGGCCGTCGCCTGCGTCTACCAGAAGTCGACGATCATCCTCGACCTCAGCGTGGCCGAGAACCTCTTCCTCGACCGGCAGAGCGAGCGGGGCCGGCCGATCCGCTGGCCGGCGCTGCGCCGTCGCGCCGCCGAGGTGCTGGAGCGCTGGGACGTCGGCGTCGACCCGGCGGCGCACGCCCGCGACCTGTCCGTCGAGGCGCGGCAGATGGTCGAGATCGCGCGGTCGCTGTCGTTCGGCGCCCGATTCGTCATCCTCGACGAGCCGACGGCGCAGCTCGACGGCCCGGCTGTGGAGCGGCTGTTCGACCGCATCCGCGCGCTGCAGGCGCAGGGCGTGACGTTCCTGATGATCTCGCACCACCTCGAGGAGGTCTTCGGCCTCTGCCACACGGTGACGGTGTACCGCGACGCGCAGCACGTGCTCACCACGCCGGTCGCCGACATCACCCACCGCGGGCTGGTCGACGCGATGACGGGCGAGGCGGCGGCCGGGTCGACGGCGCGCGAGGCCCGGCCCGGGCTCCCGTCGTCCGCCGGCGAGAGCCTGGTGGTCCGCGGCCTCACCGTCGACGGGCACTGCCAGGACGTCGACCTGACCGTGCGGGCCGGCGAGGTCGTCGGCCTGACCGGCATCGGCGGCAGCGGCAAGACGCCGGTCGCCGAGGTCGTGGCCGGCCTGCGCGCGCCGTCGGCCGGCACCGTCGAGGTGGCCGGGCGGAAGCCGAAGCCGGGTAGCGTCCCGGCGGCGCTGCGGGCCGGCGTCGGCTACGTGCCGCAGGACCGTCACCGCGAGGGGCTGGTGCCGCTGCTGTCGGTGGCCGAGAACGCCAGCCTCACCATCGGCGACCGGCTCGGCCGGTTCGGCTGGATCGACGCCCGCCGGCGGCGCCGGTTCGCCGAGCGCATGATCGGCGAGCTGGACATCAAGACCGACGGCCCGGAGCAGCCGGTCGCCGGGCTCTCCGGCGGCAACGCTCAGAAGGTGGTCATGGCCCGCGCCCTGGCCACCGACCCACGCGTGCTGGTGCTGGTCAACCCGACCGCCGGCGTCGACGTGCGGGCCAAGGAGTCGCTGCTGGCCACCGTCGACGCCGCCGCCCGCGCCGGGACGGCCGTGCTGCTGGTGTCCGACGAGCTCGAGGACCTGCGCGTCTGCGACCGGGTCGTCGTCATGTTCCGCGGCCGCGTCAGCACCGAGCTGCCGCGCGGCTGGACCGACCACGAGATGGTCGCCGCTACGGAAGGGGTCGCACCGTGA
- a CDS encoding YbjN domain-containing protein, which yields MTTDDGPAAVVRAYLDESGQPWDEAAPGEFAVELPGERKLKTACSLAVRDHSLVVSAFVARRPDENHEAVYRWLLERNTRLSGIAFAVDPAGDVYLVGRLPLHAVTTAEVDRLLGIVLDTADSSFNTILELGFATSIRREWEWRLSRGESTRNLAAFEHLRPAP from the coding sequence ATGACGACCGACGACGGTCCCGCCGCCGTCGTCCGCGCCTACCTGGACGAGTCCGGGCAGCCGTGGGACGAGGCCGCGCCCGGCGAGTTCGCCGTCGAGCTGCCCGGCGAGCGCAAGCTGAAGACAGCCTGCAGCCTCGCCGTCCGCGACCACAGCCTGGTGGTCAGCGCGTTCGTGGCCCGCAGGCCCGACGAGAACCACGAGGCCGTCTACCGGTGGTTGCTCGAGCGCAACACCCGGCTGTCGGGCATCGCGTTCGCCGTCGACCCCGCCGGCGACGTCTACCTCGTCGGCCGGCTGCCGCTGCACGCCGTCACCACCGCCGAGGTCGACCGTCTGCTCGGCATCGTGCTCGACACCGCCGACTCCTCGTTCAACACCATTCTCGAGCTCGGGTTCGCCACGTCCATCCGGCGGGAGTGGGAGTGGCGGCTGTCCCGCGGCGAGTCCACCCGCAACCTGGCCGCCTTCGAGCACCTGCGCCCCGCGCCCTAA
- a CDS encoding peptidoglycan-binding protein, with product MTRGRKLGLLIAVLAVAVVSAVLIGLNQFGGDEPASASPGGSGRAATLPAEQPPTDTPTPTATPTPTPTATSTPTPTSTPTPEALMAAGASGDQVRELQARLKQLQWYEPKITGEFDDVTVAAVSGFQGKRELPATGEVDQATWDTLVGMTQTPTEDELNNVLTPGPAILGPGDTGDQVRELQARLKQIDWYSGDVTDTYGDTTAASVKGFQEKREFPATGEVDQRTWDKLVSMTRTPTDDELNNRAPENNGGETAGLDDRCLTGRALCVDKSTNSLRWVVDGEVRMTLDVRFGTELTPTREGAFQVNSKSRDHVSSLYDTPMPFAMFFSGGQAVHYSPDFAANGYNGGSHGCVNVRDRDAIESLFDQVHVGDKVIVYWS from the coding sequence GTGACGCGAGGCAGGAAACTCGGCCTGCTCATCGCCGTGCTCGCCGTCGCCGTGGTCTCGGCCGTGCTCATCGGCCTGAACCAGTTCGGCGGGGACGAGCCGGCGTCGGCCAGCCCGGGCGGTTCCGGCCGCGCCGCGACGCTGCCGGCAGAGCAGCCGCCGACGGACACCCCGACCCCGACGGCAACCCCGACCCCCACCCCGACGGCCACCTCGACGCCGACTCCCACCAGCACTCCCACGCCCGAGGCCCTCATGGCCGCCGGCGCCAGCGGCGACCAGGTCCGCGAGCTGCAGGCCCGGCTCAAGCAGCTGCAGTGGTACGAGCCCAAGATCACCGGCGAGTTCGACGACGTCACCGTCGCCGCGGTCTCCGGGTTCCAGGGCAAGCGCGAGCTGCCGGCCACCGGCGAGGTCGACCAGGCCACCTGGGACACCCTGGTCGGGATGACGCAGACGCCTACCGAGGACGAGCTGAACAACGTCCTGACGCCCGGCCCGGCCATCCTCGGACCCGGCGACACCGGCGACCAGGTCCGCGAGCTGCAGGCCCGGCTCAAGCAGATCGACTGGTACAGCGGCGATGTCACCGACACCTACGGCGACACCACGGCGGCCTCGGTCAAGGGCTTCCAGGAGAAGCGCGAGTTCCCCGCCACCGGCGAGGTCGACCAGCGCACCTGGGACAAGCTGGTCTCGATGACCCGCACGCCCACCGACGACGAGCTGAACAACCGCGCGCCCGAGAACAACGGCGGCGAGACGGCCGGCCTCGACGACCGCTGCCTCACCGGCCGCGCGCTGTGCGTCGACAAGTCCACCAACTCGCTGCGCTGGGTGGTCGACGGCGAGGTGCGCATGACGCTCGACGTCCGGTTCGGCACCGAGCTCACGCCGACCCGCGAGGGCGCGTTCCAGGTCAACTCGAAGTCGCGCGACCACGTGTCCTCGCTCTACGACACCCCGATGCCGTTCGCGATGTTCTTCAGCGGCGGCCAGGCGGTGCACTACTCGCCCGACTTCGCGGCCAACGGCTACAACGGCGGCTCGCACGGCTGCGTGAACGTCCGCGACCGCGACGCCATCGAGTCGCTGTTCGACCAGGTGCACGTCGGCGACAAGGTCATCGTCTACTGGTCCTGA